TATCTTCTTTACTGGAACATATGAGCTAATATATCATGATTACAGACTTGCTTTCAAAAGAAACCACGAAAGGGGCACTATATGATGCGATTGCTCCAAGCTTTATTTTTCCCTCCTGAGCAGCCAGGGGGAGTATCATCTATGATTCCATACCTCCAGGAACGCTTCAACAGCCCAAGATGGGAGATGGAGCTGTTCTCGCTTCCGAAACGAATCCGCAACAAGGGAAGCGAAGAGATCCGCTTTGACACATTTGACTGGACGCAGTACGGGGAGAGCCCGATCGTTCAGAAATATATCCAAACCTTCCGTGATTATTTATGGTGGATCAAGCTTCGTATACATAAGCCTTATGATTTGATCCATGCACATCATCCGATTGCAGGACTGGCGATGAAGAAGGCTTTTCCAGCAACGCCTCTGATCCAAACCATTCACTCCAGCTATGAGCGGGAGCTGATCCTGAATGGCAAGATTGAAGAGAACGGCTTAGAGCATCGCTTTCTAACCTCTCTCTATGGTGAGCTGGAGCATGCGGCCGATTGCATGTTAACTGTATCTCAATCGTTCCGCACTTATATGTCGCCTTATGTGGAATCCCCTGAAAAAATTGAGATCGTGCCGAATGGCTTCGATGAGAAAAGATTCAAGCCGATTCCTCATGAGAATGAGGTGCCTCAGCTGGTAACGGTGTGCCGTCTCGTTCCGGCAAAAGGGATTGATGTGTTGTTTGAAGCTTGCTGCGAATTGAAAAAACGGGGTCATGATTATGTACTTCACATTATTGGAGATGGTCCGATCCGTTCTGAACTGGAGGAATTGGCCCAGCAGCTCGGCATCTACAATGAAACGATATTTTATGGCTACACGCTTCATCCTGAAGAGTTCGTCCCTTTCTTTGATATCTTCGTTCTCCCATCAAGAGCTGAAGCGTTTGGTTCCGTATTTGCCGAGGCAGCACTGAGTTCACTGGCGTTAGTAGGGACTGATGTTGGAGGAATAAGCGAACAGATTGAGGATGGTGTTAATGGCCTGCTCGTTCCCAAAGACAATGCTGCGGCACTTGCTGATGCATTGGAGAAGGTCATCCAGGATCCTTCATACCGCTATGAGCTTGCCCGATCAGCGAGTGAAAAGGCAAAAACGGAATATTCTCTACGACGGTCTGTTCATATGCTGAAGAAGCTGTACTTGAAGTTTGAGCCTGCAAATTGAACCTGGCTGTTATTATTTATTGTCCTTATTCTTGAAGGAGCCAAGCGGGCTCTTGATCAAGTGAGCTACCCATACGACGGCCAGCATTCCATAGATCGGGTATAAGATCGACAGAAGTGAGCTGAAGCCGAACTGGCTGAGCAAGAAGCAGGACAGCATAATAAATAGGGTGATGAGCTTGGGCGATACTTTGAGATGCTCCCGTACCTGTAAGGTTATCCCGTAAATATCGGCAACAAAGGTACTGAAGATTTCCATAAAAATCAGACATATATACATGAGCTGTATGGCTGCGCCGAGAGCGAATGCAATGCTTCCCATGGGAACTTCAAACTGCACAATGCCAGGCATATAAGCCGACATGGCAAAATGGGCTGTCATGAGCATGAACCCAATCCCAATTCCCCCGAGAATTCCGCCATATTTAATGACGCGTCTATCGGTAATCTGACTGCCAAGCGGCACAAGGATGGCCTGTGCCATAGCTAGATTAAATGAGCTGTACAATATGGGTGACAGCCAAGTTGCAAACATGCTGCGATCGGTTTCCAGTCTTATAAAATTGGCTGCGCCCGGATGACCTGTGGTATGGAAAAGTATGAATAAAGACAGGGTCATCATTAGCGGAACGACGATGCTGTTCATTTGCAGGATGGCATGGATTCCTCGACCAAGCAGAAGATAGGTCCCGACCAGCGTAATTATTAGTCCGGTTTGATAAGACAGATGCAAATGCTCCATGAACACCGAGCCTGCTCCTGCGAGAATGACACTATTGACGCCGATCAGCACGAACAAGGTGAAGAAGCTGATCCATTTTCCTGCATTTTTGCCGAACAAGTGGCTGTTCAGATCTTCGTATGATTTAGCTCCGGTATCATGTGCCACCAGCATCATCTTGGTCCCCAGCCAAACAAAGAGCAGGCAGGACAGCAATATCGTAAGAGTTGCCCATTTTCCATATTCGGTAAAAAACTGCAGTATTTCTTGTCCGGTGGCAAATCCCGCACCAACAATAGTTCCAACATAGGTGAATGCGACTTGCAGCACCTTGGTACTCTGTCTCATGCTTCTCCTCCTTGTTATCTACATATGCCAGAGCAGCACCTTCACAGGTGTAAATAAGCCCTCTTACAAGGTATGCACTTGTCCACCTGGACATGACCTGGCTCTTAGATGAAGATAAACTTCTTGAAAGAAGCTGCTGAGGTGTGATACTTTTACGTCATAGGATAGGCTGGGAGGTCATATGCATGGAAATATTAAAACAAAAAATTGTAGAGCAGGGTGTAGTCATATCAGATCAGGTGCTGAAGCTGGATGCCATACTTAATCATCAGATTGATCCTGAATTGACGATGGAGATGGGAAGAGAGTTCGCTCGGCGCTTTGAAGCGGAGGGCATTACTCGAATTGTCACTGTCGAATCCTCGGGAATTCCGGTGGCGTTCGCAGCTGCGTTTCATATGGGAGTACCCCTTGTGTTTGCACGAAGAAAGAAGACGCTGCTGGCCGATCCTGACGCCTATTGTGAACGGGTGCCGTCTTTTACGAAAGGCATTGTGACCGATATTATGGTATCGCGGGAATTTATAGATCCGAAGGATCGAATATTATTTATAGATGATATTATTGCAAACGGGGATGCGGCAAAGGGGATTATTAAGATCGTTGAGCGTTCCGGTGCATCGCTCGCGGGATTTGGTGTTGTTGTCGAGAAATGCTTCCAGTCCGGAGCGAGTGCCATTCGTGAACAAGGGATTCGGGTTGAATCACTTGTGAGAATCGAATCACTCAAAGACGGAGTCGTAAGGTTTGCTTAAGTCCATAGATGGGTAATTCTGTATTAAAATGGCCTAATTTTGCTCATTATCTTTGCACGGGGCAGGATAATGGCTTATAATGAAATAAGATTAGGGAGAGGAGGCAACAACAATGGGGAAAGAAGCAAACGAACAGTTTTTCCTTGACAAGTTAGTCAAATCCAAAGTTCATTTTGAACGGGCCCTTGATTGTAAGCACACGGAGTTTGATGACCTTTATCCCTATATGCTTGAACATCCTCAGTTCTTCTGGTATAAACGTTACGTCGCATGGTCGGAGCTTCTAACAGTAGTGAACCTGTGTGAAGAATTATCCTTCTCATGGAGAGAGCAGTTTACACCTCATCAGGTAGAGTATGTTGAGCAACGGGTAATGTCGGCGAAGGTGCTTGATTTCTGGTTTGAGAAAAACGACAGTAAAGAGCACGCTTCACGTTAAGCAATATAAGGTTTTATCACGTAAATAACAACGTAAGACCTAAATGCGCGCATTTAGGTCTTTTTTTGCACAAATAATAGGGTTGCATTGGAGGGGATTATATGATTAGTGATGAGGAATTAAACCAATTGCGTGAATCAGGTGAGCGAATTCGTGTGGTGAGAGACGATCTGGAGAGCAATGATGTCATCGGCATTATTGTTGCTTGGAGCAGCGACCAGATTCTTGTCCGCCGGCGCAACCGCAGAGTCGTTAAGCTGGATCGAAATTACAGCATTCAGCTCTATTCAGAGCCCAGACAAAAACCGACCGACCTGTAAGCTGCAGATTAAGTCCAAAAATTACCTCGTCAAAGAGCGGCATAGATATAGATCAAGTGGAGAAAGTACCAATGATACGTCTATATAACTCTTTCGACGAAGGATGTGCTGATGTGACATTAATCAATAATAAGGTTCATGCGTATAAGGATCAAATCGGGCACTTGTCAGAGACGCTGCCGGATGTTCTGAAGTCCTATCATGAGTTTACGGGAGAATGCTTCAAGGAAGGCGAGCTCGATCTCAAGACGAAACAGCTCATAGCTCTCGGAATCGGCTTGTTCGCAAATAACGAAGTGTGCACCCTGTATCATGTGCAAGAAGCGCTTTCCAAAGGGGCCAGCAAGCAAGAAATTATGGAGACGGTTGCTGTAGCTGCTGCAATTGGCGGTGGACATGCCTTGTCTCAAGGTGTTATGCGTGTCCAAGCTGCATTGAACAACTAACAAACACCACCGAATCGATGCCCAGCATGGATTGCGGTGGTTTTTTATTTACAAAGTTAAGGGTATGACTCCTAAATAAACTTGCATCCGTTTGTACAGCTCATCTTTATAAATGGTTCCTGGGATGTAGATGTGAACGCGATGTCCCCGTATAGAAGCCAATGCCCGAATCGCACCATCGTATATATCTACTCTGTTCAAATGGATGTCCATTCGTCTGAATTCTTCCTCTACTTCGTCAAGCAATACAGCTACGCGAGCGATTCCCGCCCGGATCATCTCCATATACAGCTCAGGGGTCTTAAGCCCGGCATGGTTACTCATCACTTGAAGATCGCGCTTAAAAATTTTGATGACCATCAAGAGCTGAAGATAGCTCTTAATCAGTGTATGTTCTTCCGGTAGCATTTTCGCTGTCATCAGGGTCCCTCCTTGTTTGCATAAGCGAACTTATGTTCTTATTTTATGCTAATGAGCTTGGTTTTATCAACTTATTGACTGTATTTTTTATTGGAAAGCTCACATAATTCGTCTCGTTTATTCAAATAATGTATATATCTTCAAGAATTTACGCGAAGGACTGTTATAACGATGACGATACGCAAGCAAAGAAGAAGAAAACTGAAAAAGAAAGTGCTCTCTTCCTTTAAATGGGGAAGTTTGCGAATGATCGTGATGATGCTCACTTTAAGCATGGTATGTATAAATGCGGACGGATACGGATCTGCGGCACATGCTGAACCTCTGAAGAGGGTTGCGATTATCATTGATGATTTGGGTAACGGGATGAAGGGGACACAAGAAATCATGAATTTACCGGCGAAGGTAAATGTTGCTATCATGCCGTTTCTGCCTACGACGAAAAAAGATGCTGAGCTTGCGCATCAAAAAGGGATTGATGTGCTCGTTCATATGCCGATGGAGCCGCATAAGGGCAGAAGGGACTGGCTTGGACCAGGGGCGATTACTTCAGATCTATCTGATGAAGAGGTACGGAAAAGAGTGGAGGCTGCTATCGATAATGTGCCCCATGCCATTGGAATGAACAATCATATGGGCTCGAAAATTACGACAGATCGGCGTATTATGTCCATCGTGCTTGATGTATGTAAAGAAAGAGGTCTGTTCTTCGTCGACAGCAAAACCGATCATAAGTCCGTCGTGGCAGAGCTCGCTGTACAGAAGGGACTTCCGCCTGTAGAGAATCAGATCTTTCTGGATGATCATCACTCGATTTCTCATATTACTGGGCAGATGAAGCTCGCCGAACAAAAGCTGGAGACTCAGGACACCTGTGTAATGATCGGTCACGTAGGTACGCAAGGTCATTTGACAGCAGGTGTGATCCGAGACTCCATTAATCGCTGGTCGGGTAAGATTGAAACGATGAGTATTAGTGAGATGGTAAGGCAGGTCTGGCATTGGACTCCAGAATCTACATTACCGACAAGTAATAAATGATGCCTGAGCTAATCGCTTGGGCAATTCTCTTTTGTCCCGCTTTGCTGCTTAGGACAGCGCGGTCTTCAGGATTGCTGATGAATCCGGCTTCCACAATAACAGAGGGCTTATTCACATGATTAAGCAGGTAAAAGGGCTTGCCCCATTCAACTTGCCGATTGGTGTCATACATCTCGTTCAGTGATTGCTGGATAGAATCTGCAAGCATATAGCTTCTTGCTTCCTGCTGATGCAGCACAATGGGTCCATGGGTGCGAGATTTCTTGCTCCAATTGACATGGATGCTCACAATCGGATCGGAAGGCACATGATCACTGAGGCCCTTGCGCTGTGCCAGATCTCTCATATGGCGGGAATGACTCCGCAGCCAATGATTATCATCACTCAGCGCATAATCATCGTCACGATTAAGCACAACAGGATAGCCTTTACTTTTAAGAATCATGAATATTTTTTGTGAAATGGCAAGGTTAATATCCTTCTCCAGTAGATCATCTGCAGAGGTTCCTCCATCAATGCCGCCGTGACCAGCGTCGATGATAATAACAGGATGGCGAAACAAGTGATTTGATATTTCGGGCTCCTTGCTATGTGTCGGTTCCGCAGCCGCAAATGATGATTCCTGGAGCAGCAAAATACATAAGATCGCAAGCAGAATGGACGATTTGCTAAATGTAATCACGCGGCTTTCCCCCCTTCCTGGCATATGAATAGACTGTGCAGATTTATGGGTTTCATTCAGGTATGAATGATTTGCATATGTTTAATCCGGCTTATTCCCGTACACACTAACGAGAGAAGCTTCAAATATACATTCATGCGGAAGGGTGGAGCAGGTCAATGGCCAAGGGAGATGAACTTGTAAGATATATTACAGAGCAGGTTGTAGGATATATAGGAACGCCAAAGGAAGAGCGGAAATATAAAAGGAATAAAGTGAAGGAACCATGGCATATGAAATGGTTTGGTATGATGCCTATGGGCGTATCGATGTGGGTGAAGGATATTAAAAAACCGGTCAAGCGGAAAAAGATGGACATGAACTCCAAATGATAATGAAAAACAGCGCATAGAATTGAACTGCTCCTCGATATTGTTAGAAGCTATCTAACAACGGTGGGCAGTTCAATGATCAGCGCTGTTTTTCATTTATTGATTAGAGTGTGGGCACATAAAATGAACCACTCCCGAGCAGCTTATCTATCGGAATATAACGTATTTGCGCTGAGGAAGTTCCCGTTCGAGCGAAGATGACAGCTTCTTCTACTTGCTTGCTCTTCCAGGAGTGATAGCCGGTAATCGCGAGTGGGCCGCTATACCACACATTATGCTTATGAGCAGAAAATATAAGCCGCTCATGTCGATGAAGCTGTTTCACAAGCCCTGCATCATTCAGTACCTTAACTGGATCAGATACCAGCCACAGCAAATTAGAGGACGGGCTGAAGGGAACGGAAGCAAGCTCCAGCCTGCCAGGCTCATCTTCAAGCTGAATGCCTTTGAGATTCTTGCTGAGAGTACTCGGGGAGGATTCATGGGAAACGAAGTCTGGAAGCTGATCTCCATTAGATGCATCAATATAGATAGGATGACCATCATGATCTCTTAATTGCCAATAGGCGAGCGCACCTTTGTACTCCATGAACCGGGAATCATATATGTCTATTGAAGATGTGATATTTTCGGGATGGAGGAGAGAGCTAAACAATGGAGTGCTGCCTGTACCATATTCCGTAACAGTATAACCGCTGGATTCGGTGGCCGTGATAATAAGATAACCTACCGGCTCAGCTGATTGAAGAATATGTACGATATAGCCGTGGGTTCCTGGACCCAAGGGCATGATGAGCAGTTCCGCATTAGCAAATGGGCTAAACTCATCTTCCATTGAGAGCTTGGACAAGGTGTCCTGTGCAAGTTGTTCGACTGCAGCTGGAATGTTGAGATTCTGCTGAGCTGTGAGCTGGGCTGAAGCGTAGACGGACGGAATATTTGGCAGAGAGCATGAGATGAATAAGCTGGATACGACCAGAGCTATACGTTGCAGAACACGTTTCATTGACGTTATATACCCTCATTTCTTCGGGACACTGTTAGAAGATAAATACAGCACCCGTTGCTCATAACCCAATTGTAATAATAAGGAAATGAAAAGGATGCTGTATGGTGTTATGAATTTTGGGCGGACAAGCACTTTTTTTGACGAAAGAACCTATTTATTCAATTAATCCATCACTTGAATCAATTTTATATGATTGAAGCAGCCAAAGGTATTATGAAATTGATTCACTTTAGATGAAAAATACCGCAGCTGATCGTATTCACATGAATCTTAGGTTCATATTGCCATATCATTTCACTGCGTCTGGTATTGTACTGATCCTGCACAGCCTGTTTCTTCTCTTCTTCCTGCTCCTCTTTCAGCAGATCCTCATAATACATATCAACGACAGCCAGCTCTTCCTCAAGTCTTTGCTTCGCAGCTTCTGCCCAGCTGTAATCGACAAGCTTTAATCTCGCATAGATGTGCTGCTCCAGCATTTCACCTGCTGCTGCCAGTGGAATTTTGGATGCCTGCGCATGTATATTCTCGGGAAGACGAGGACTGAGGTCCTTCTTACTAAGCACTTGACCAAAATTCTCAACAATTCTTCCAGTCAATAGAGATACACCAAGAAAATGAAGCTCTTCCTTACGCATGTCACAGGAAAATTCAATCTTAAAGCAAACCCCAAGCCAAGGCTCATAGGATTTGGGAGTGGAGGCACTCATTTGACGCTTGGAGGATTGCTCAAACAAGTTAACGTAAGCACCGCCTTCACGAGAAGCCGTAAAAATCTGCTTCAGCCTCGAGCTTCCATAGACGACATTCTCACGCAGCACTCTTCCTGGACCAATCTGAGGGAGGGAAGGGGCATGACCAAAATAACGACCCAAGATGCTGT
This sequence is a window from Paenibacillus urinalis. Protein-coding genes within it:
- a CDS encoding YqhG family protein, encoding MTMSKEEVHSYVVTYLEAMECQILEKSPAHVTVKLSVDADKALTNRPYYWGFVDRTGAPAETMSFTFIFDAEAHLQAEESAKMKEQAESAKASGNVASEGKDSILGRYFGHAPSLPQIGPGRVLRENVVYGSSRLKQIFTASREGGAYVNLFEQSSKRQMSASTPKSYEPWLGVCFKIEFSCDMRKEELHFLGVSLLTGRIVENFGQVLSKKDLSPRLPENIHAQASKIPLAAAGEMLEQHIYARLKLVDYSWAEAAKQRLEEELAVVDMYYEDLLKEEQEEEKKQAVQDQYNTRRSEMIWQYEPKIHVNTISCGIFHLK
- a CDS encoding N-acetylmuramoyl-L-alanine amidase family protein: MITFSKSSILLAILCILLLQESSFAAAEPTHSKEPEISNHLFRHPVIIIDAGHGGIDGGTSADDLLEKDINLAISQKIFMILKSKGYPVVLNRDDDYALSDDNHWLRSHSRHMRDLAQRKGLSDHVPSDPIVSIHVNWSKKSRTHGPIVLHQQEARSYMLADSIQQSLNEMYDTNRQVEWGKPFYLLNHVNKPSVIVEAGFISNPEDRAVLSSKAGQKRIAQAISSGIIYYLSVM
- a CDS encoding membrane protein, with the translated sequence MRQSTKVLQVAFTYVGTIVGAGFATGQEILQFFTEYGKWATLTILLSCLLFVWLGTKMMLVAHDTGAKSYEDLNSHLFGKNAGKWISFFTLFVLIGVNSVILAGAGSVFMEHLHLSYQTGLIITLVGTYLLLGRGIHAILQMNSIVVPLMMTLSLFILFHTTGHPGAANFIRLETDRSMFATWLSPILYSSFNLAMAQAILVPLGSQITDRRVIKYGGILGGIGIGFMLMTAHFAMSAYMPGIVQFEVPMGSIAFALGAAIQLMYICLIFMEIFSTFVADIYGITLQVREHLKVSPKLITLFIMLSCFLLSQFGFSSLLSILYPIYGMLAVVWVAHLIKSPLGSFKNKDNK
- a CDS encoding xanthine phosphoribosyltransferase; its protein translation is MEILKQKIVEQGVVISDQVLKLDAILNHQIDPELTMEMGREFARRFEAEGITRIVTVESSGIPVAFAAAFHMGVPLVFARRKKTLLADPDAYCERVPSFTKGIVTDIMVSREFIDPKDRILFIDDIIANGDAAKGIIKIVERSGASLAGFGVVVEKCFQSGASAIREQGIRVESLVRIESLKDGVVRFA
- a CDS encoding divergent polysaccharide deacetylase family protein: MIVMMLTLSMVCINADGYGSAAHAEPLKRVAIIIDDLGNGMKGTQEIMNLPAKVNVAIMPFLPTTKKDAELAHQKGIDVLVHMPMEPHKGRRDWLGPGAITSDLSDEEVRKRVEAAIDNVPHAIGMNNHMGSKITTDRRIMSIVLDVCKERGLFFVDSKTDHKSVVAELAVQKGLPPVENQIFLDDHHSISHITGQMKLAEQKLETQDTCVMIGHVGTQGHLTAGVIRDSINRWSGKIETMSISEMVRQVWHWTPESTLPTSNK
- a CDS encoding carboxymuconolactone decarboxylase family protein, whose protein sequence is MTLINNKVHAYKDQIGHLSETLPDVLKSYHEFTGECFKEGELDLKTKQLIALGIGLFANNEVCTLYHVQEALSKGASKQEIMETVAVAAAIGGGHALSQGVMRVQAALNN
- a CDS encoding YqzE family protein — protein: MAKGDELVRYITEQVVGYIGTPKEERKYKRNKVKEPWHMKWFGMMPMGVSMWVKDIKKPVKRKKMDMNSK
- a CDS encoding glycosyltransferase family 4 protein, whose translation is MRLLQALFFPPEQPGGVSSMIPYLQERFNSPRWEMELFSLPKRIRNKGSEEIRFDTFDWTQYGESPIVQKYIQTFRDYLWWIKLRIHKPYDLIHAHHPIAGLAMKKAFPATPLIQTIHSSYERELILNGKIEENGLEHRFLTSLYGELEHAADCMLTVSQSFRTYMSPYVESPEKIEIVPNGFDEKRFKPIPHENEVPQLVTVCRLVPAKGIDVLFEACCELKKRGHDYVLHIIGDGPIRSELEELAQQLGIYNETIFYGYTLHPEEFVPFFDIFVLPSRAEAFGSVFAEAALSSLALVGTDVGGISEQIEDGVNGLLVPKDNAAALADALEKVIQDPSYRYELARSASEKAKTEYSLRRSVHMLKKLYLKFEPAN